In Xanthomonas sacchari, a genomic segment contains:
- a CDS encoding LacI family DNA-binding transcriptional regulator, which translates to MRRPTIKDVAERARVSLKTVSRVINNEPSVMQATRSRVLHAIAELDYEPDPSARNLRSGTPFVIGLVYDNPNPYHIIGVQNGVLAACRETGFGLQIHPCDSTAPMLAEELAEWTQRSRLAGLVLTAPMSERAELVAALAARGIKTVRIIAATEDPQDGPCVYVDDRDAAYEITEHLIQLGHQRIGFLWGGTSHRSSGERYAGYEAALKDYGITLDKHLVVPGDYTFDDGFRGARRLLALREPPTAIFGSNDEIAAGVLAAAKSAGMNVPYDLSIAGFEDSPFSRQSWPPLTTAKQATEDIARHAARLLISQLRSDAYEDHPAPVHNQGFVPQLVVRGSTAPMQPHSPQHPRRSSSPDPT; encoded by the coding sequence CCCACCATCAAAGACGTCGCCGAACGGGCGCGGGTGTCGCTGAAGACCGTCTCGCGAGTCATCAACAACGAACCGTCGGTGATGCAGGCCACGCGTTCGCGCGTGCTGCACGCCATCGCCGAGCTGGACTACGAGCCCGATCCGTCGGCGCGCAACCTGCGCAGCGGCACCCCGTTCGTGATCGGGCTGGTCTACGACAACCCCAACCCGTACCACATCATCGGCGTGCAGAACGGTGTGCTCGCCGCCTGCCGCGAGACCGGCTTCGGGCTGCAGATCCATCCCTGCGATTCCACCGCGCCGATGCTCGCCGAGGAGCTGGCCGAGTGGACCCAGCGCTCGCGCCTGGCCGGGCTGGTGCTGACCGCGCCGATGTCCGAGCGCGCCGAACTGGTCGCGGCGCTGGCCGCGCGCGGGATCAAGACCGTACGCATCATCGCCGCCACCGAGGATCCGCAGGACGGCCCGTGCGTCTATGTCGACGACCGCGACGCCGCCTACGAGATCACCGAACACCTGATCCAGCTCGGCCACCAGCGCATCGGCTTCCTGTGGGGCGGCACCTCGCACCGCTCCAGCGGCGAGCGCTACGCCGGCTACGAGGCGGCGCTGAAGGACTACGGCATCACCCTGGACAAGCACCTGGTGGTGCCCGGCGACTACACCTTCGACGACGGCTTCCGCGGCGCGCGGCGGCTGCTGGCGCTGCGCGAGCCGCCGACGGCGATCTTCGGTTCCAACGACGAGATCGCCGCCGGCGTGCTGGCCGCGGCCAAGTCGGCGGGCATGAACGTGCCCTACGACCTGTCCATCGCCGGTTTCGAGGACAGCCCGTTCTCGCGCCAGTCGTGGCCGCCGCTGACCACCGCCAAGCAGGCCACCGAGGACATCGCCCGCCACGCCGCGCGGCTGCTGATCAGCCAGCTGCGCAGCGATGCCTACGAAGACCATCCGGCGCCGGTGCACAACCAGGGCTTCGTGCCGCAGCTGGTGGTGCGCGGCTCCACCGCGCCCATGCAGCCGCATTCCCCGCAGCATCCCCGCCGCTCCTCCTCTCCCGACCCCACATGA
- a CDS encoding SIS domain-containing protein, producing MALPSETETLMFREAAEAAAVVAAQFERNHATVSALAAALRAEPPPFVVTCARGSSDHAATYAKYLFETQLGVVTASASPSVGSVYEAPLRLRGALYLVISQSGKSPDLLRNAQAAKDAGARVVALVNVEDSPLAQLADTVIPLGAGPEKSVAATKSYLASLAAILQLGAHWKNDPALLGALQELPQALRAAWQADWRSLTDGLVEAHNLFVLDRGLGLAAAQEAALKFKETCGLHAEAYSSAEVKHGPMALVGPGFPVLAFDQPDEAGEGTRRLAEEFRGRGAQVWLASAGGDLPLVAAPHPACAPLLAIQSFYRAINALALRRGYNPDLPPHLNKVTETV from the coding sequence ATGGCGCTGCCCTCCGAAACCGAAACCCTGATGTTCCGCGAAGCCGCGGAAGCCGCCGCGGTCGTCGCCGCGCAGTTCGAACGCAACCACGCCACGGTGAGCGCGCTTGCCGCGGCGCTGCGTGCCGAGCCGCCGCCGTTCGTGGTGACCTGCGCGCGCGGCAGCTCCGACCACGCCGCCACCTACGCCAAGTACCTGTTCGAGACCCAGCTTGGCGTGGTCACCGCCTCGGCCTCGCCGTCGGTGGGCTCGGTGTACGAAGCGCCGCTGCGCTTGCGCGGGGCGCTGTACCTGGTGATCTCGCAGTCGGGCAAGAGCCCGGACCTGCTGCGCAACGCGCAGGCGGCCAAGGACGCCGGCGCGCGCGTGGTGGCCCTGGTCAACGTCGAGGATTCGCCGCTGGCGCAATTGGCCGACACGGTGATCCCGCTCGGCGCCGGCCCGGAGAAGAGCGTGGCCGCGACCAAGAGCTACCTGGCGTCGCTGGCGGCGATCCTGCAGCTCGGCGCGCACTGGAAGAACGACCCGGCGCTGCTGGGCGCGCTGCAGGAACTGCCGCAGGCGCTGCGCGCGGCCTGGCAGGCCGACTGGCGCTCGCTGACCGACGGCCTGGTCGAGGCGCACAACCTGTTCGTGCTCGACCGCGGCCTGGGCCTGGCGGCGGCGCAGGAGGCGGCGTTGAAGTTCAAGGAAACCTGCGGCCTGCACGCCGAGGCCTACAGCTCGGCGGAAGTGAAGCACGGGCCGATGGCGCTGGTCGGCCCGGGCTTCCCGGTGCTGGCGTTCGACCAGCCGGACGAAGCGGGCGAGGGCACCCGGCGCCTGGCCGAGGAATTCCGCGGCCGCGGCGCGCAGGTGTGGCTGGCCAGTGCCGGCGGCGACCTGCCGCTGGTCGCCGCGCCGCACCCGGCGTGCGCGCCGCTGCTGGCGATCCAGAGCTTCTACCGCGCGATCAACGCCCTGGCGCTGCGCCGCGGCTACAACCCGGACCTGCCGCCGCATCTGAACAAAGTGACGGAGACCGTCTGA
- the nagA gene encoding N-acetylglucosamine-6-phosphate deacetylase → MTTVALRNARVLGEDGFLDGVGVLLEGGRILALLDDADPRVAAAPVQHDLGGGSLLPGFIDLQVNGGGGVLFNNRTDVEALRRIGQGHRRYGTTGYLPTLISDDVEVMRAAIAATRQAIAEGVPGVLGIHLEGPYLAPARKGTHNADKFRVPDADELALVTSLDNGVTLITLAPERVPAASIRTLAAAGARVFAGHTAASYEETRAGLDAGICGFTHLYNAMTPLQGRDPGVVGAALEDRNAWCGVIVDGVHVHPASLRVALAAKPRGTVFLVTDAMPMVGADSPAFDLYGETITAIDGVVRNAAGALAGSALDMASAVRNSVQWLGVPLEEAARMASLYPAQCVGLDHRYGHIAPGYQADLVLLDDALQVRHTWIAGAME, encoded by the coding sequence ATGACCACGGTGGCGCTGCGCAATGCGCGCGTGCTCGGCGAGGACGGGTTTCTCGACGGCGTCGGCGTGCTGCTGGAGGGCGGGCGCATCCTCGCCCTGCTCGACGACGCCGATCCGCGCGTGGCGGCGGCACCGGTGCAGCACGATCTGGGCGGCGGCAGCCTGCTGCCTGGCTTCATCGACCTGCAGGTCAACGGCGGCGGCGGCGTGCTGTTCAACAACCGCACCGACGTGGAGGCGCTGCGCCGCATCGGCCAGGGCCATCGCCGCTACGGCACCACCGGTTACCTGCCGACGCTGATCAGCGACGACGTGGAGGTGATGCGCGCGGCGATCGCCGCGACCCGCCAGGCCATCGCCGAGGGCGTGCCGGGCGTGCTCGGCATCCATCTGGAAGGGCCGTACCTGGCGCCGGCGCGCAAGGGCACCCACAACGCCGACAAGTTCCGCGTGCCCGACGCCGACGAACTGGCCCTGGTCACCTCGCTGGACAACGGCGTCACCCTGATCACCCTGGCCCCGGAACGCGTGCCGGCGGCCAGCATCCGCACCCTGGCCGCGGCCGGCGCGCGCGTGTTCGCCGGCCACACCGCCGCCAGTTACGAAGAGACCCGCGCCGGACTGGACGCCGGCATCTGCGGCTTCACCCATCTGTACAACGCCATGACCCCGCTGCAGGGGCGCGATCCCGGCGTGGTCGGCGCGGCGCTGGAAGACCGCAACGCCTGGTGTGGAGTGATCGTCGACGGCGTGCACGTGCATCCGGCCAGCCTGCGCGTGGCGCTGGCGGCCAAGCCGCGCGGCACCGTGTTCCTGGTCACCGACGCGATGCCGATGGTCGGCGCCGACAGCCCCGCGTTCGATCTGTACGGCGAAACCATCACCGCCATCGACGGCGTGGTGCGCAATGCCGCCGGCGCCCTGGCCGGCTCGGCGCTGGACATGGCCAGCGCGGTGCGCAACAGCGTGCAGTGGCTGGGCGTGCCGCTGGAGGAGGCCGCACGCATGGCCTCGCTGTACCCCGCGCAATGCGTGGGCCTGGACCACCGCTACGGCCACATTGCGCCGGGCTACCAGGCCGACCTGGTGTTGCTGGACGACGCGTTGCAGGTCCGTCATACCTGGATCGCCGGCGCGATGGAGTAA